Genomic DNA from Capsicum annuum cultivar UCD-10X-F1 unplaced genomic scaffold, UCD10Xv1.1 ctg78057, whole genome shotgun sequence:
CCCGCATTGAATGCTGGGCCACTTGTTGATGATAAAATACAGTGAACCCATATGAAGTTTTACCATGAGCGGATTGTATCCATTGAGCAAATATAGGTTCAATCAAGATTTGCTTCTCCGGAGTGCCAAAGGCAAGCATGACATCATTATGAACATAAAGTCCCAGGGTATGGAATCCCAGAAAGAGGCTGGCCCAACTTAAATGAGATATGATAGCTTTTTTATGATCTAACATTCTTGCCAATACATTATCTTCATTTTGCCCTGGATTGTAATCTCTAATGAAAAATATAGCTCCATGAGCAAAAGCTCCTGTCATGATAAATCCTGCGATATATTGGTGGTGGGTATATAATGCAGCTTGAGTAGTGCAATCCTGTCCTATGAATGCATAAGCAGGTAAAGAGTACATCTGTTGAGATACCAAAGAAGTAATAACCCCTAAAGAAGCTAGAGTAAGGCCTAATTGAAAATGAAGCGAATTGTTGATTGTGTCATAAAGACCCTTATGTCCATGCCCCaattgccccccccccccccggagGAATATGTgcatctaaaagatctttcatacTGTGCCCAATCTCGAAATTGGTTCTATACATATGACCAGCAACGAGAAAAATAAATGCAATAGCTAAATGGTGATGGCAATATCAGTCAACCATAAACTTTCCGTTTGTGGATGGAATTCCCCGAGAAGAGTTAGAATGGCAGTTCCCGCCCCTTGGGTGGTACCAAATAAATGACTAGTTGAATCGGGGTTTTGAGCATAAAGATTCCATTGAACTGTAAAGAGTGGGCCTAACCCTTGGGGATGCAGTAATACATCTAAGAAATTATTCCACCGAACGTACTCCCCTCTGGATGCAGAAATAGCAACATGGACTAAATGCCCTATCCAAGCCAAGGAACTTACGCCAAAAAGTCCTGACAAATGATGATTCAGGCGAGATTCGGCATTTTTGAACCAGAAAATTCTCGGTTTCCATTTCGGTTGTAGGTGTAACCAGCCTGCTATTAAGGATATGGcagaaagaaataatagaaaaaaagcGCCAGTATAAGATCTTGATTAGTGCGTAAACCGATTGTATACCACCACTGATAAACACCAGAATAAGCGATATTCACTGGGCCAAGAGCACCCCCTCGAGTAAAAGCTTCCACGGCCGGTTGACCAAAATGAGGATCCTAAATTGCATGAGTAATAGGTCTTACATGTAAAGGGTCCTGTACCCACGACTCAAAATTTCCTTGCCAAGCTACATGAAACAGATTTTTGAAAGTCCACAGAAAAATTATTGCTAATTGATCAAAGTGAGAAGCAAAAATATTCTAATAAAGACGTTCCTCAGTAATATCATCATGACTCTCGAAGTCATGGGCGGTAGCAATACCAAACCAAATACGACGAGTAGTGGGGTCCTGAGCTAAGCCTTGGCTAAACCTTGGAAATCGTAATGCCATAATACTTTTCAAATCCTCCTAGCCATTATCCTACTGCAATAATTCTCGCTAAGAAGAATGCCCATATTGTGGCAATTCCACCTAGAAGGTAATGGGTTACTCCTACAGCACGTCCTTGTATAATGCTCAAGGCTCTTGGCTGAGTAGCAGGAGcaacttttaatttattatgagCCCAAACGATGGATTCAATAAGTTTTTGCCAATAACCACGTCCAATAAATAGAAACATTAAACTAAAAGCCCAGACAAAATGAGCGCCTAGGAAAAAAAGGCCATATGCAGATAATGAAGAACCATAAGACTGAATTACCTGGGATGCCTGTGCCCATAAGAAATCGCGGAGCCACCCATTAATAGTAATAGAACTCTGTGCAAAGTTTTCTCCCGTGATATGAGTTACTACCCCTTGATCACTTACACTACCCCAAACATCTGACTGCATTTTCCAACTGAAATGGAATATTACTACTGAAATTGAATTGTACATCCAGAACAGTCCTAAGAAGACATGATCCCAGGCCGATACTTGACATGTACTCCCTCTTCCAGGTCTATCACAAGGAAAACGAAAACCAAGATTTGCCTTATTCGGTATCAAATGAGAACTGTGAGCAAATAGAACACCTTTCAAGAGTATTAATACTATCACATGAATCGTAAATGCATGAATGTGATGTACCAAGAAATCGGCGGTTCCTAATGGAATAGGTAACAAAGCCACCTTGCCACCCACTGCCATTAAATCACCACCCCTCCAAGTTAAACTGGTGCTTGTTGTTGCACTAGGAGCCGTTGCACCAGGTGCTAAAGTATGGGTGTTTTGTATCCATTGAGCAAAAACGGGTTGTAATTGTATAGCGGTATCTGAAAACATATCTTGAGGACGCCCTAAAGCGCTCATGGTATCATTATGAATATACAAACCAAAACTGTGAAAGCCTAGAAATATACATGCCCAGTTGAGATGGGATATGATTGCATCACGATGCCTAAGGACACGATCTAATAGATCGTTGTACCGAGTAGTTGGATCATAATCTCTTACCATAAAAATGGCTGCATGCGCGGCAGCACCAACTATGAGAAATCCACCAATCCACATGTGATGTGTGAACAATGACAGTTGTGTACCATAGTCAGTAGCTAGATATGGATAAGGGGGCATGGAATACATATGATGAGCTACAACAATGGTTAAAGAGCCTAACATAGCTAAGTTAAGAGATAACTGAGCATGCCATGACATTGTTAGGATCTCATATAGGCCTTTATGGCCCTGACCTGTAAATGGACCTTTATGGGCTTCTAAAATATCTTTTAGTCCATGACCAATACCCCAGTTGGTCTTATACATGTGACCCGCTATCAGGAATAAGATAGCACCCTTCTTGGCAAGTTGCCTCAAACAAAGGTGTCACGACCCAGACTAACGGACCGTACGAAAACCTATACCATTCTCAGTAGATAGGGGAACCAtcattacccaactaaaaatatgtagaagacttctgtttttaaggaaatataaagtaaattaaatactaataaataaactttttcaaaacctTCTTAGAAAtatccttcactatcccaagacttggatagacatgtacaagagctacctattgcaacatagaCTGACAGTGAAATAAAATACAAGgactctaacatctgccaggaagaaagtgcaaaagttagtgctgaatatcgtcatccatctagtaactggaACCTAACATACATTCAGTCTACACCACAataaggaatgtagaagagtagggtcagtacaaccatatttactggtaggcatcattggccgaccgtgttagttaatataatcataaaatagaattaagcaaaataaataatgacatattaaatggaatataattcaaccaaggctgtaataacattattaccttgcctatataagttacatcatccaattactcttccaactccatcagtATTATATTCACTATTAACATATTCTAACCTCATTTATTCACAgaatcaaccacaatccaatgctaatcatcactattcctctttattcaccttatcgttttcattactcatattcacaggaacaaacccGTAATCATAGACAACTTACACTAAACTCTAAAGCTAAAAACCAAAtgctctcttataatattaaagaataataactagACATTCTAGTAATCTACaattaaaacacgtataaatgaagcaagtcaaccaaaaTATAAGTACAAAGTTACACttcttcaaatacatatcacacaatcaaatacccaataaatgaacaatacaacaataataagtcaaacagtgctcacaactaagccacataaccatcaagagtatcaaccatactataaacatccacagactcaacacaaatatgtacacacatgctatgggacttatttgcctaaatagtcatgacctgtagggaacaatctatgttcatttACCGTACCAATGTGGTACCTGATCATACGTATACATATCCGtgccgacgtggtacccgatccatcatataTATATCTGTACCAGCATGGTACCTGATCTAATATACACATAAACGTACTAGCATGGTACTCGatctaacatatatatatccgaaccggtgtggtacccaattcatcatatacatattcgtaccaaCGTGGTACCCTATCCAATATATATTtctccataccggcgtggtactcgatccaacatacacatatccataccggcgtggtacccgatccaacacatacatatccgtaccggcgtggtactcgatccatcatatacatattcgtactggtgtggtaccctatccaacatatacatatccgtattggtgtggtacccgatccatcgTATACGTATCCGTACCAATGTGGTACCCAATCTAACATATAATATATGTACCGTCATAGCACTCAATCCACCATAAACatgtaatatcaatatcaaatttacacttcctcacaacatacaacataatataccaagtttacaagtacacttaaagtcatgagacaattccatcaagtaaatttcaataatcatttatacactcatcaacaatccaaacatcaataatccatTCATGGCATTAAtacaaggagttatcattatcaaacaagcatCACATAGGAacatttcaataaatcatcattatcaataatttagCCTCTCCtgggcatccaatagataaagtgcttttatcaataccaaaataagattatcataaaataaatcacaatttaacactCAAGCATGCAAGTCACTGttggagtattacttactcattaattattaaaatgtcactACCTCTTTCtatataatacaatcatcacactaattcaagtcatttATCCTTTAGAAATTACTATGCTCATCAGTACTTAATCCTAGCGTGGTTCTCCTCACCATATTATTGTCCAGCACATACAACTTAAatcattataactcaactaggttcatcactagaacaactaagaaCTATCATGTCCACATCCTTCTTTCACAACAATCTTATTGCagcacatagcacataatatcataaatatcacataattaatcaataatatagtttttgagattaaagttaagttctcgtgtctttatccacctcaattCCATGTCTGCAGGCCTAGACTTgttttctcccatcaattctaaattatgataatataaaataacacaatcttctactcattaaaaaTAACCTACTTGGAcgccaagcttttggaagaaacAAGTTGCAACAAAGATtctctttcctttccttcatgccttggaataatcaatcatctaaaagtcaagtaattataaaagtaattaaataattactcttcaaacaaatatcttggggatttaaacccactaattctacccttaattcaagtTCTATTTTATTTCTCAAGTTCAATTAATAACTAATTAGATCTTTCAAGATTAaaccatctccattaatggagtttttaggTTATAGGTCTCATCTTTACAGAATttaaggttcctaaccatcaaaaatcataatatagttTATGACATTCATGTTAggaatatttaatttttagtttagaaTCAGCTCTGAACCATATTAAAAACACCATGAGTATTCTCAAAGAActccaccattaaaggtctttttaaggatctaagatgttaaagaattaaaagatgaagaaaatattgGAAAAACTTAACTCaacgaaggaatttcaccttaagctttgggaaatcacctctctaggattggggaatgaaatttggggtttttagacctaaaatatgGTTGAATCTGATTTAAATATCATCAGAATTTTTGCTATAGCGAAATCTCATTTCATCCCGGACAGTGCCcactaaaatagtcataactttttactctgaattCGGATTGAGGAAAGGTTTAttgagttggaaagaggactcagatATTTTTGATTTGGTAGGTAGTGGGACCCCTAACTCCTTATATTAAAGTAGATATGGTTGTTTGAAGTTatccctaatagaaacccatatcAAAACTGTATTGGGAAGAAAGTTATAAGCTTAAATTTGTGTTAAGGATATTGTACTTCATTATAAAAGAACTTTAAAACTAAAGTATTAATATTAGAactcatgaattaaattattcaAGCTTGAGTCTAAGGCTAAAATCATCGCCGAAAAATTCAAGGTgacataacaaataaaatatttgctaTTTTGGATCCAtgttaatattgaggaatgaattttcatgaatttattatcgATAATTTAATAACGATGAAATGGGTCGTTACAAAATGGCTCTTGGAACAATATCAAATCTCTTAGAGTCAATACACCTTCATATCTTTCTTTTACTGTTACATCAGGAGTAACTTCATGTACTGCTTGACGTAAAAATGATAGTGGATTCTTATTTGATAGTCTTGGCAGATGCCCGGGTGATATATCTACACTGCTCTTGAATAATTATAAGCAACAGATCTTTCATCATTATCTGTACCCTTcctgcattagatttttaatgagCATCTAAAGAGTAGCAGCTAACTGCAACAATAATTACATTCCAACACAGTCAGATTAATTGTATTTCAGAAAGCACTAAACAATTAACTAGTTCTCtctatacatatagatatattgaTCATCAGACCCTTAGCATGATTATGAAACTGAAGATGGTCTTAGCATGATTATGAAACTGAAGATAACACGCTTGGAATCAAGTTACACAATAAAGTCAGATAGCATTTCTCAGAACACTAACCATATGCTCAGGGTCTGAAGGAGATAGACTTCTTGAAATTGCCCTATGCGTAGTATGTGCTTGCCACCTTAAAATTGGGGCCACAGTCTGGTACCTGCTTAAACTTCACCTCATTTATTTATTAGAGTTTACCAATCAAAGTTAATGAACTTAAAGTTGTCACCTGCTGAAAAGAAACTATGTTAGAAGATATTAGTGATGAAAATGAGAGTATCCAACATTGGAAAAGAATTAACCTTCAGGAAAGGAGCTAGATGAAAATGAGAGAATCCAACATTGGAAAAGAATTAACCTTCAGGAAGGAAAGGTGATATTCTTAGGATCTCATTACCCTAGACTCATTCAATTCCAATCAATTGATGTATTAATAGGCACAACAGGATTTTTAATCGTGAAAGTTTAACATAATCATTCATTGATCAAAGTGACTgagaaataacatacttaaacATTATACTTATTGACAAACCATAGACAACACTGTACGAAAACCTATTTGAAACAACATAACCATTTGCATCAGGGTTCTGAACGAGATAGGCTTCCACTAATTTCTACGTTGGTCTTAAAATCTTTCTCTGCATAGTATGTGCTTGTCATCTTAGAGTTGGAACCATCTTCTGGTAACTTCTTAAACTTTGCCATTAagttattttttgactttataAATCCCTGCAGAAATAAAGGTAACACCTGCAAAAAAGAATTAACCTTCAAAAAAGGTGATATTCTTGGAACCTTATCACCCTGGACGCATTTAATTCCCATTGATTGAGGTATTAATAGGCACAAGAGGTTTTTTAATAATACTTGCAGTTGCACATGAGCCTAAATATTGTACTCAGCTATATAAATATCTTGATAATTATATACATCAGCCTTCAACACCAAATGCTTTTGATGGTTTATTCCACCAGCTGCATGACAACTATAAATAACAACTATAACTCCTTATAGGCAGAGATCCCACTTTCATGTTGCATTGGAATTTCTTAATGAATTCAGTACCTGAAGAGTTTTCACATATTTGTGATGatggtatttttgaagatttaaaGAAACCTTGAGAAAAACAAAGACATAGGATAACTTTTATATAGAAGAGAGGTTGCCGACATTTTCTTTCACTTACTTCTTTCCCAATAAAAAAGAGTTGGCAACTCTATGTATGTTTCAAAGAGATACTTATAGTTGCAGTCGCTAGCATTCGGTGGAATAAAAGTCATTATGTAAGGCATAGCAGCAGCACGACTACTAGGAGGTAAACTGAGCAAAGAGGAGCTGAGGGAAGTAATGAAGGGTTCTGCTTTTGACAGGGACAGAGAATATTTCTGGGAAAGAAAGAAACttttattatttatgctttaagaTTAAAATTTCTTTAGACATATGTACGACATTCTGTATCTTAAGGTTAGTATTAATAGGAATGAATATTGTATGACGTCCTGATGAGTTGTTTGCTTTCACCtctcttttctccatttttctctttattccaTGATTGTACTTTCCAAAGTAGCTTCTACTGCCCTTCCTTTCTAGTTCTCAAGGTCTGAAGCATAAAACTTTATTAGGTGGAAGAAGTAAGATTACAAGAAACcaaagaaagaaacgaaaaaagtCATAGAAGGAAACAATATTGATttacaaaaaacaaaagaaaaaagaagaagagtagtttataagataaataataaaacatgttgAAGTTTATGAGCAT
This window encodes:
- the LOC124894879 gene encoding photosystem I P700 chlorophyll a apoprotein A1-like, which gives rise to MSALGRPQDMFSDTAIQLQPVFAQWIQNTHTLAPGATAPSATTSTSLTWRGGDLMAVGGKVALLPIPLGTADFLVHHIHAFTIHVIVLILLKGVLFAHSSHLIPNKANLGFRFPCDRPGRGSTCQVSAWDHVFLGLFWMYNSISVVIFHFSWKMQSDVWGSVSDQGVVTHITGENFAQSSITINGWLRDFLWAQASQVIQSYGSSLSAYGLFFLGAHFVWAFSLMFLFIGRGYWQKLIESIVWAHNKLKVAPATQPRALSIIQGRAVGVTHYLLGGIATIWAFFLARIIAVG